The Vigna unguiculata cultivar IT97K-499-35 chromosome 1, ASM411807v1, whole genome shotgun sequence nucleotide sequence ttattttactaattttaaattttaagtaatttgtttaaatttaaacagtttttagatattttttaaatttaattacttttttttaactaaataaatattttataaaaaatatctaaataaataaaaactacaaactgttgaaaaaaaaagaactaaaaaaaagtttatatatacttcttgaaattatattttctgtTGCATGAGGTGCATAAAATACAACAGCGCATTCATTCTGTACAAGAATCAAGACAAAGAACTTCTGCAACCCAACAAAAACTGAAAAACTTTGACCGTTACAATCATCAAAAAGAATGAACTGATCAATCAAAATTGAACGTAGAAGAATAGATGTAGTGTTTAGGTTTTAAAAAGACTATTTCTTGTGGTTGCTTGCAATGGCGACGGCGGGATTGTATCGACGCCTTCTTCCTTGTCCTCCCGCCGTCGAATTTGCTTCCTCACAAGGCAAGGTAATGAGAATGAATGAACATGCTAATGTTTTATTAGTATAGTGTTTTTACTCAATTTTTCTTTGTTCATTGAATTTCAGGAACTTTTTCTTGAAGCCATTCACAATGGAACCATGGAAGGCTTTTACAAGTTGGTTTCCCACTTTCAAACACAATCCGAGCCCGCTTTCTGCGGTCTCGCTAGCTTGTCTATGGTCCTCAATGCTCTTGCCATTGATCCTGGAAGGAAGTGGAAAGGTACAGTTTATGCTTCTATCACTAATCAAACCTACGCGATTAAGTTTTTTGGACAAAATTCTTTAAAcactttcaaaaaaaatttaattaacttcaTTGGAATCTATATAATGTTATATAAGACTGATTTGACTTAGCTTAGAGggaagtttatttatttattgcttcttatttttctattctaGAAACATTTGtggaaaaaaatttgtaaacataTCCTAATTAGGAATCAATGTTGGCTTAAATCAATTGTAGTGCCTTGATTTGACTGTTCtgatttatgtgtttttgtcTTGTTGCGATTTATCTGCAGGGCCTTGGAGATGGTTTGATGAATCTATGTTGGACTGCTGTGAATCTCTAGAAGAGGTCAAAGTTAAGGGCATCACGTTTGGGAAGCTTGTGTGTTTGGCTCAATGTGCTGGGGCCAAAGTTGATTACTTTCGGGCTAGCCATAGCACCATTGATGATTTTCGTAAATATGTGATCAAGTGTTCAATGTCTGATGACTGTCACGTTATCTCCTCATACCATAGAGCTGCCCTTAAGCAAGTATGTTCTATGGTTTAATAGGAAACATGAAACTTTTCAATGTTGATTGTTGATTTCTTATAGCCTATCATGCTGATTACttactataaaaaaagaaattggtaTAAGGATTTGATGCATATTCGTAGTTCTTACATGGTCAGAGTGTCATCTTGATTTTATCTTCATGACAGACTGGAACTGGTCACTTTTCTCCTATTGGAGGATATCACGCTGGAAAGGACATGGCACTTGTTTTGGACGTTGCACGATTTAAGTATCCTCCCCATTGGATTCCTCTTAAAATTCTTTGGGAAGGTATGAATTATATCGACGAGGCTACTGGACGAACTAGAGGGTGAGCTTTCTTATCTTATACTATTTTATGTTGACCTTGTAACCTGATTAATCAAAGTCCATTTATTATGATGTTACTGAAAGTTGACAATAAGAAATTGTGTATGTAGCCTGGACTGCAGTGGGCCAATTTAAGCAATAAGAAAACTTGACACTTTTATTCTTTTCGATACATAGATTAAATGATTTGCTTAACTTTTTTACCTATTTCAGATTCATGCTTGTATCAAGGCCTCATAGGGAACCTGGATTGCTTTATACTCTGGTATTTATCTTTTTGATAAGTAATGACTCAGGGTTTTACATTTCAGATATAGTAAACAATGCTGGTGtgtgtattaattttttttggataatttctttaattgtgAAAGCATGTAGGCACATGCATTCCTCCAATGTAGTGCATTATAATTAGTTTCTGTGATATGGTGAAATTGTTCTCAGGAGCAGGCATGTTGATTTATTTCTGGTTTATATGATCTTCTTGTCAGCAATTATGTTTCTTGTAAAGTAAACTACAATttccattttcaaaataaaatacctTGTTTGTAATCTTACTCCTATGATTACAATGTTTTATTTGCTTAATACCCAATCAGATACTTTCATGTTGTCATAATACGGATTATACAATAGTTGAATGAGGTTTAACTGAATATGCTTTATTTGTGCTACATTCATACAAAACGACGGAAAGTCAATTTGCTCCATGTAGTTTGGCCATGTTTATTTTAGCTCGTCTTAATTCATGCATTCTTTTCTTACTTCAGCAATCCAATGAATTCTGGAAATACATGCTTAGTGTAGTTTGCATTTGTGGAATGTCAGTATTGTGTTTTTGATTGTTTACATTGGTTTGGGTTTTTCACTGTTTTTCATTGTTTATGTTGTAATGGATTGTATGAATCTTACAGAGCTGCAAACACGAGAGTTGGATTAATATTGCAAAATTCCTAATGGACGATGTTCCTCTTCTATTAAAATCAGAGAATGTGAAAGACATTCATCAAGTTGTTTCAATTATAGTCTCATCACTGCCATCCAAGTCTGAACAATTTATCAAGTGGGTGGCAGAGATCAGGAGGCGAGAGGATGGTGGTCCAAGTTTAAGCACAGAGGAGAAAGCAAGGCTTGCTATCAAGGTTCAATACGTTCAAATTCTCTCATTCACTGTATATTCTATTTTGGTCCCAACAATCTTTTTAGTAACTTTGTTGTTATGCAGGAAGAGGTATTGAAACAGGTCCAGGAGACCGGCCTTTTCAAACATGTAGCTTCCTTTCTGTCAAATTCTTGCAGCAGGGAATCACCAGATGATGCAGATGCGTTACCTGCCATTGCTGCAAGTATTTGTTGTCAAGGAGCAGAAATTTTTGCTGGGAAACCTTGGTCACAAGCAGGGTATAGCTGTAAAGTAACATGTATGAAATGCCTGAAAGTTGAAGATGACAAGCCAATAACAATGGTTTC carries:
- the LOC114163757 gene encoding glutathione gamma-glutamylcysteinyltransferase 1-like — its product is MATAGLYRRLLPCPPAVEFASSQGKELFLEAIHNGTMEGFYKLVSHFQTQSEPAFCGLASLSMVLNALAIDPGRKWKGPWRWFDESMLDCCESLEEVKVKGITFGKLVCLAQCAGAKVDYFRASHSTIDDFRKYVIKCSMSDDCHVISSYHRAALKQTGTGHFSPIGGYHAGKDMALVLDVARFKYPPHWIPLKILWEGMNYIDEATGRTRGFMLVSRPHREPGLLYTLSCKHESWINIAKFLMDDVPLLLKSENVKDIHQVVSIIVSSLPSKSEQFIKWVAEIRRREDGGPSLSTEEKARLAIKEEVLKQVQETGLFKHVASFLSNSCSRESPDDADALPAIAASICCQGAEIFAGKPWSQAGYSCKVTCMKCLKVEDDKPITMVSGTVVKGNTEQGVDVLIPSSNRKLCSNCSMRMHPASTDVLTVLLLSLPSTTWAGIKDEQLLTEIQCLVSTENLPSLLQEEVLHLRRQLHLLKRCQEGKVDQDLGAPLS